Sequence from the Ictalurus furcatus strain D&B chromosome 25, Billie_1.0, whole genome shotgun sequence genome:
TCACATCTCATTACAGCTAATGGACCAATCAAATCAGTCCACAGCTTCAAAACATCCAATCAGGCGTGAGTCTGGACCTGCTTTTCTACTGAACTCACAAGTTCATTACCTCACTATCACTTTGTCTAAACAGGAACGATGATCACACTCTTTGTCGCGCtttactctcttttttctctctgcacagCTGGTGAGTAACATTttgaaaactttcatttaaaatagtcaaatttcatatttaaatcatttactgacattaaacattaaatattaaacacttttttacagtaaaaactTCTGACATCAAGGAGCTTCATGTGAAAACAGTAAAGCGTGGAGAAAATGTAACTATGGAGTGTAGCATGAGCAAGgtcaaaaacaaatataatttagCTTGGTACAGACAGAGTTTTGGTAAATTGCCTCAGTATTTTGTAAGACATTACAGCTCTAATAGTGGCTACACATTTGTTGATGAATTTGAAGATAGCCGCTTCAGTATGACTGTAAATGACCAGAAGTTTGATCTCAACATTATCGGAACGAGAGAAGATGATGCAGGAGAATATTTATGTGGAGAAATGgagggaaataaaataaagttcacaTCTGGAACACGTCTGCAATTTGAAGGTAAACAGTTTTATTCTGATAACCTGCTAATTCCAGACCAACACTTTAACCAGAATTATGTGTACATATGCattaaatgttgaatatttcacATTGTTCATATTTAGTATCATTTCTGTATATTTGCTGCTTTTCCAATGTATTTGTAAAGGTGAAGAGATGAAACATTGTCCTACACCTGGAACGGTTAACAACAACACAGATTCTGTTACAGGGTCCAATGAGGGTTCAAAGAGCAGTGATGGAAAAGGTAAGAGTTTTGATCAAATAAACTTCCTTTCACTTTCTATAACAGAATTTTCTGTAGTTAAAACCTTTTCCTGTTAATAAATCATCCaatatttaaagtttttttcagTGTTACTCCATTATATATTTCAGCTcctgatgtttattattttttaaacaattttatttttccatacaGGTTCCAGTTGTTCTGATCAGATGCATGTGCTGGTCTGGCTCTCCATTTTTAGAGTTGGAGTTCTTGCCTTCATGCTTCTTATCTTTCCAATAATCCTGATTGTTTTCAAATTAAGATCAAATTAGAAATTCAgatacaaatggaagaaatactGATTTAAGGAGAAAACAGTGTGTTAGATTTAACTAGAGCTAATTGCTTATATTGTCCGTATATTGGAATGATTTTGGTCTAACTGTAATGTGGAGGTATTTACCAGCCGTACTTACAGCTGCATTTAAGGGCTCCTGAGAGGCGCAGTACAAAATCGTTCTCCCTATTGTCTCGGGGTCTAATCCTGACCATGCCACAGACATCCGTGGCCGGAAGTCCaggagagcaaaattggccatggtCTCTGGGAGGGAGggacatactctctctcccctgtcaatcacagcaacaccagccaatcatgggcaCCTGTgggtgtgttatgctgcccccTGATGGTCAGAAGTTCGAAAAGATGCAGTTATCTGGCTTCCCGTGTCTCACAGGAAGCATATGATAGCCTTCAcactccctggttggtagctgttgtgtgacaGGGGAGACCTAACTGGAGGGCGGGAACTGGTCATGAataaattagggagaaattcaggagaaaatgtaaaaatgcatttaattaaataaaatctaaagtgAATGTACAACGCAGTATTCCTCTTTATTTAAAAGACTTTTCTTCATAACTTCAAAGAAAACTTCACATTTTCCTCATCACATTATGCAAATGTTTGAGAGTCCAGAGAGTCGCATTAGACATATCACACACaactataatgtaaaataaaaattttatgcaAACTAGATCGTTGAAGTTATTCACAATAAACTTTGATGTTGTCTTGAGAAAGCTGTCTGAAGGTTTGAAAATTGTATAagcttttaatttaataatttggaaagagaaagaaataccTTGCTAGCATGAACTAGCATGTATTGCTAACATGTTTTCGCATGTTGCCAGCATGAAATAGCATGTTTCTACACAGAATACATAACACGAAATACCATGTATTGCTAGCATGTTCTAACatgttgttaacatgttttaGCACACTGCTAGCAGTAATTATCACTTTGCTATCATggattagcatgttgctagcatattTTAGCATGCTGCTAGAATGAATTAACTTGTTGCTAGCATTAATTAGCACATTGCTCGCATTAATTAGCATGTTATCATggattagcatgttgctaaGATGGACGTGCATGTTGCTAGtatgaattagcatgttgctagcaagTGTTAGCACAAAACAATAAATCTTAGCAAAATCTACCATTAAATAATCTTTCCATATTAATAACATGTTTAATACAGGTTAATCATTACATGATTCAAATCTACACAAAGGTGTgagattatattttaattaatcccagttctttaattaattgaaCAAACTCATCAAATGTTACAAACTGTAGTGTGTCCAGCCCTGTCACATCCAACACTCGTTGGAGGAGGATGTTGGGGGAGGGGAACGCAGTACAGTTTCAGTACGGTCCTTTCACAAATCATGACTAAGGTAGAAACTGGAGTGAGTGTAAATATACGGGTTCTGAAAGgaaatttttcatatatttctgaACTTTCAAATTCACGCATTTACACTCGAgctgttacttttttttgtataaatggcTTATATTCCTCATAAGcatgcattaaaacctctaacTCTGCTTCGCTGAAGTATGCAGCTCGCTTTTTTCCGCCCTGGGTTGCCATGGTGACTCCTGAAATCGGCGATCCGTTGATAATGTCTTTATGTACTCGCCGTGCACGCGCATCAACTCTGAGTTACCAATTGGAGGCTGATTGAACTAACTCCTAAACCGGTGTTCTGGAACAGACATACTCCGAGTAAGCAGGGTTTGGGTTAATCAACCGAgagttcagggtttatgtgaCGGTAAATTAAccctgctttctggaatacaCCCCTGGAAGATGATAACAGTGGCAGTCAGTGAAGCAGGGGGTGGATTAGGAAATCAGACAGTCGCTGGAGTGAAGACAAATTGGAAAGaccttcaaaacaaaacaaaatgaaatctttCAATAAGTTCTCCATCTCCATGTATATCCAGACAGTTGGTGTGGTCTCTCATAATTGTTTCATGCCTGAAAAGCTGCTGATTGTGTAGCCTGTATGCTAGAttctatcatttttattttcaccttgGAAACTAGTCAAAAAAACTGTGGAGTGTATCCGTACCGAACTTGTCTCCCATTTCAAAAATGGCTTCTCTGTGCTTATGTCCTGGGGCGGTGGAGCATAAAATCTCCTCCAGAGGAGTACACCAGTCCTCCTGGTTCTCTACGTGTCCCAGCTGTAGCAGAAAGTGTCACGCCAGTCCATATGATACTGaataacacaatacacacagtacagacaGAAGGTGATGCTGATACACACCCATTTCTCCTCTGAAGGACGTAGCCCTTGAAGAAGAGCGGGAAGATTTCATCCATCATTACtctctgtaaaagaaaaacctCTTTAACTGCACGTCTCACTGaacacatatttattcattcatgcattcttatcatttttataaaaaaatattgc
This genomic interval carries:
- the LOC128601511 gene encoding uncharacterized protein LOC128601511 isoform X2 yields the protein MITLFVALYSLFSLCTAVKTSDIKELHVKTVKRGENVTMECSMSKVKNKYNLAWYRQSFGKLPQYFVRHYSSNSGYTFVDEFEDSRFSMTVNDQKFDLNIIGTREDDAGEYLCGEMEGNKIKFTSGTRLQFEGSNEGSKSSDGKGSSCSDQMHVLVWLSIFRVGVLAFMLLIFPIILIVFKLRSN
- the LOC128601511 gene encoding uncharacterized protein LOC128601511 isoform X1, which gives rise to MITLFVALYSLFSLCTAVKTSDIKELHVKTVKRGENVTMECSMSKVKNKYNLAWYRQSFGKLPQYFVRHYSSNSGYTFVDEFEDSRFSMTVNDQKFDLNIIGTREDDAGEYLCGEMEGNKIKFTSGTRLQFEGEEMKHCPTPGTVNNNTDSVTGSNEGSKSSDGKGSSCSDQMHVLVWLSIFRVGVLAFMLLIFPIILIVFKLRSN